From the Ignavibacteriales bacterium genome, the window TTACACTAAATAGTGCGCAAAGAAAATGGGGAGTAATTTTATTACTCCTTTTTCTTTGCGCGGTAAAGATACCTCCTATGTTTAATGCTGACATACAGCCCTGGGATGAGGGAATGTATGCGGCACGAGTAACTTCGATCCATATTAATGGTGACTTCTTCGACCAGAGCAGTCATTCGGTGGCTGGATTCGAATCGGGTGTACATCCGCCGTTATTTATATGGGTAGGGTACGGTGTTACGAGTATATTTGGAACAGATGAAGTTGTATTCAAATTGATCGCATTTATATTTGGGCTGCTGTGTGTTTTGTATATTATTAAACTTGGTGAACAAATCCATTCGTTCGAAGCAGGCTTCCTTTCGGCAATGATATTCTCAGCGACTTATGTTTTCTCTGTTTATGCTAAGAGGTTTCAGTTCGATATAGCAATTACGTTCCTGTTCATACTGTGTTTTTATTCCATTGTAACGTATCTTAATGGAAATGGTAGAAAATATTTGTATTGGGGAGCAGTAGTGTTCGGTTTATGTATGCTGACGAAGTCCCTGTTTGGCTTGTTCATTCCATTTACATTGTCAATATATCTCTTCGCTCAGCCCCGCCCATGGAGGTTTAGATTCTCAGATCTCGTAATATTTTCCACAATCGGGTTAATCCTTGCATTACCCTGGCATTTATATATGTATTTGAAGCATGGGAATGAGTTTACCCAATACCTTTTCGGTTTCCATCTGTTAAAAAGAGCTACTGAGGGAATTGGCGGAAATGCAAAACCAAGCGGAATCTTTTATTATTTCAGCATAATAATGAATAATATTCCGTTCGGTATTATAGTATTTTATGCACTAATACGGGATTTTATCCCATTTAAAAAACCGGATTGGAAGAAAGTATTATTGTGGAGCTGGTTCCTATCAGGATTTGTTGTAATTTCACTGTTCACAACCAAGATAGAGACGTACCTGATGCCGTTCCTTATTCCGGCATCTTTATTACTTGTTTTATTTTTCTTTAGAGAAAGAAAATCAAGCACAGGAGAGATGTTTATAATTTTGACACTCTTCATAATAAATCTATTCTGGTACGTGACCCCGGCTGTGAGGAATGAAATTAAAACTTACGTAATGTCTCCTGTTGGGGGGATAATTACACTTACTGTTCTGGCACTGGCTATGACACTACTCTTCTTGTTCTCAAAGAAATTCTCAGAAAGGGTAGATCTAAAGAAAGTATTCATTTATGTTACCGTAATTTTCTTTCTTGGAGCAAACATTTACTATCTGTTTAATATATCCATGTTTGAGGATGGATTTAAACTTGCCGAAATAAAGAAGCTTTCAGACGAAAGCGGTCGTAATGAATTGATCTATATAGGAAGCAATTACGAAATGAATCCGCAATTCTCATATTATTTTAATGGAATAGACCTCAACACAAAAGGAAAGTACGAATATAAATTATTGGATCTAAAAGACGGTACTGAAAGTGTTAAAAATTTTTTACACGGACTGGATAAAGGAAAGTATATAATCCTTCTGGAAAGAGATCAGATCAATCCGGGTGAAGAATTTGATGCTAAACTTTTTATCCCGGAAGGTTCACAGCTTAAAAAAAAGACTCACGGTTACGAAATGTATTTGAATTAATATGAGCCATTGTTTAGTCATAGGAGGGACCGGCATGCTGAGAGAAGTGAGTAGACAGCTTGCCTATGAATATGATATTGTTTCGGTGATTGGTCGTAATCCTCATAAAATGTACTCTCTCAGACGTGAAACAATGCATCTTTATGGCAATCTCGATCCTATCCTTCTCGATTACACTGATTATAAAAAATTAGAAGAAGAAATAAACCTCTCAATCGAAAGATACGGAGATATCTCACTTGCCATTAGCTGGATACACTCGACTGCACCGGATGCGCCTTCTTTAATTGCGGACACAATAAATAATAAGAGTGAAGAGTTCCGTTTTTTTGAAATATTTGGGTATGAATATGCTAATCCCTCGGGAGAAAGTTATACACCGGGCTTTGCAAATCTTGATCACATAAAGTACAGGCAAATTATACTTGGGTTTATCTTGGATGGAGAAAATTCCAGATGGCTGACCGATGAAGAGATCTCATCAGGAGTATTAAGAGCTGTAAAAGAGGATTTGGTTAGATCTACGATTGGTGTGGTAGAGCCCTGGGACAGGCATCCGTAATTATTCGAATTTCTTTTTAGCCAGTACTACCGCGCCTACAATAGCTGCAAGCAGAAGGAACGCTGCAATCTCAAACGGGAAAGAATAATTTAAGATCAATTCCTTACCAAGGTTTTCGACAGTACCTATCTTTACTGCTTCAGGGCTTTGGGGTGAAAATTTATCCAGGAAGCCGTAATAAACTGTATAAGCAAGAAGGCTGAACATCAGGATCGAGATCAGGACTGCGGATAACTTTTTGTAAGTAAGCTGTTCGGAAAGTTTCTTTTCGTCTTGAAGATTTAATAGCATAATTACAAATAAGAAAAGGACCATTATCGCACCCATATAAACAAGAACTTGTATAACAGCGAGAAACTGTGCTTTAAGCAATAGAAAAAAGCCAGCAATTGTTAAAAAATTCAAAATAAGATATAACGCACTATTTATGGGGCTTCGTCGGGTAATCATCATAATTGCCGAAAATACCGAGATGACTCCTAAGGAAATGAATAAAATGGTCTCTAACACTGTAGTTCTTAAATTAGTAATTATATAATATAATTTATTAAATCAAAAAGTGTAATTTAAAAATCCGTCTTTTTGACGGAATTGTAACTTTTGCACTTAAAACTGCGTTGTAAATTGAAGAGGTAAAGTTTATTTTTATACTTGAGATTATGCCTAAAAATGTGAAAATATCAATAACATACCTGTTATTTACACTCGTTGTATTGACCTCAGGATGTTCAGGTGGAGGAGATTTTGATGAATCTGATGAAATCACACCCAATAAAGAAAAAGCAGAACAGCTTTTTATCAAAGGCAAGCTCGCCGAAATGAAATATAATTATTACGAAGCCCTGGAAAACTACAATACCGCATTAAAATATGATAAGTCACCCGGGATTTACTATGCTCTCTCAGAACTTTATTTCGACCTCGGTAAATACAATGAATCATTCCTGAATATTCAGAAAGCGTTGGATTATGACCCTAATAACATTAGCTATTTAGAACAGGAGGCGAATGCATATCTTGGTCTGGATAATCTTCAAAAAGCGGCTGATGTATATGAAAGCATTTTGCGGAAAGATTCAACTTATACTTATGGGCTTTATACCCTTGCTCGTATTTACCAGGAGTTGAGCCAGCCATCGAAAGCAATCGTTATATATGAAAAAATAACCGACAGAATTGGTTACGACTATGATGTTCTGAGAAGGATGTATGAGATTTATTATGGATATAAAGAATATGATAAATGTGCAGACATGCTTAAAGCTGTGTTACAACTCGATCCATATGATTCTGAGATAATAGAACAGCTTGCTATGTTGTATATTCGACAAAACAAATTTCAAGAAGCAAAAGATATTTATGAGGAGCTAATTAGGCTTAATCCAAATAACCGTGACATGCAGACTGAGTTGGTTAAGATATACTTTTATCAGGATGAGACTGATAAAGCATTCAAGAAATTTGGTGATCTTATAGGTAAAGATTCTTTAACTTTTAGAGAAAAACTCCAGGTTGGGGAGCTCTATTTTAACCAGATAACTAACGATGTTAATTCACTTAACATCGCAAAAAATATTTTTTCAAACTTGCAGAGTAATTATCCTGCTGAGTGGCTTCCGTATTATTATCTTGGTACTATATACATGGAAGAAAATAATCAATCCATGTCAAATGACGAATTTTCAAAAGCTATTCAGGTTGCAGATACATCCCTGGACGCTTATGTACAGATCGGGTTGACATACTATAATAAGGGAAAGAATGAAGAAGCAGAGAGAATATTACGAGAAGGTATTTCAAAGGATGAGCAGGATTTTCGTTTGAATTACCTGCTGGGCTTAACCCTACAGGCGGGAGGTAAGACATCTGAAGCAGTTACCTATTATGAGAGAGCTGCAAAAAATAATTCCGCCGATATTAATGTGCTTTCTGCCCTCGCTCTCGCATATAACAGTATTGGTAAATATGACGAATCTAACTTAGCATATGAAAAAGCATTAAAGTTAGATCCCAATAACCCTCTAATATTAAATAACTATGCATATAATTTATCTGAGCGGGGTGAAAAACTGGATAAAGCACTTGAAATGGCTAAGTTAGCAATTGATATTGAACCGGAAAACGCGTCATATTTAGATACTATAGGATGGATTTATTTTAAGCTAAAAAAATATAAACTTGCTGTTAAATACATTCGCAAGTCGCTTGAGATAAATGGAGGCAGTGCTGTAGTAAATGACCATCTCGGTGATGTATATAAAGAAATGGGTGAAAAAGATAATGCACTTATATACTGGCGAAAAGCTCTCGAACTGAGCCCCAGCGATGAGAGGATTAAAAGTAAAATTTCAAATAATAGTTAAAATAAGTTAAATGTCAGATTCAACAAATCACACAAATCATCATAAGGTGATTATAATTGGTTCAGGACCGGCTGGATTTACTGCAGCTCTTTATACAGCGCGGGCTAACTTAGATCCGATAATGTTCGAGGGTAATCAACCCGGGGGACAATTAATGATTACAACAGATGTTGAAAATTATCCGGGGTTTGAACACGGGATCATGGGACCTGAATTGATGGATGTTATGAGAAAACAGGTGCACAGATTTGGAACTAAGTCGATATACAGATATATCAAGGAAGTGGATTTTTTAAACAGACCTTTTAAGCTAACAGCAGATGATGGAACGATTTACACTGCAGATTCGGTGATCGTATCAACGGGTGCCAGCGCAAAGCTTCTTGGACTGGATTCAGAAAATTATTTTATGGGATACGGTGTTTCGGCATGTGCCACTTGCGATGGGTTTTTCTTTAGAAACCAGCGTGTTGTAGTTGTTGGCGGTGGTGACACAGCTATGGAAGAAGCTGTTTACCTTACAAAGCACGCTAGCGAAGTTACCGTGATTCATAGAAGAGAAGAACTGAGAGCATCCAAAATTATGCAGGAAAGAGCTCTTAATAATCCTAAGATCAAATTTTTATTTAATACAGTTATTGATGAAGTGATGGGGAAGACTGAAGGAGAGAAAAAAACCGTTACCGGAATTAAACTAAAGCACACAAAGACCGGTGAGGAAAGTGAAATGGACGTCGAGGGAGTATTTATCGCGATCGGACACCAGCCAAATACACAAATATTTGATGGACAGCTGGATATGGACGATGTGGGCTATATTATTACAAAGAAATCTTCTAGCGAGACAAATATCCCTGGAATTTTTGCATGTGGTGATGCACAGGACAGTATTTACAGACAGGCTATAACTGCTGCCGGTACAGGATGTATGGCCGCAATCGATGCAGAGAGGTATCTAGAAAAACTGGAACACGCAGCAAAGCATGAAGCACAAAGCTAAAATAAGGCAGTAAATTAAATTATAAAGATATGCCGTATTATTATAAAATGGGAGAGATCCCACAGAAGAGACATACTCAGTTCAGACAGCCCGACGGTTCTCTATACAAGGAAGAACTATTTTCAACTATAGGATTTGATAGCATTTATACAAATGCTTATCACATCAATTCACCCGCAAGGATAGAAGGTATAGATGATAAGGTCGAAAGGATCGTTATACAGGAGTGGGACGAGTCATCTCTTCGTCCTTACCACTTCAGGACAAAGGAACTCGAGCCACAGGGCGATGTCCTTACTGGCAGAAAACCGATAATGTATAATAACGACTTTGTCATGACGGTTTGCAGGCCATCGGACAAGATGAATTACTTTTACAAAAACGCTATGGCGGATGAGGTGATTTTTGTCCATGAAGGACAGGGTGTGCTTGAGACAAATCTTGGTTATCTTCCATACAAGGAAGGTGATTATATCGTTATCCCGCGAAGTGTCATTTACAGACTAAACTTTGATACACAGCCTAGACTGTTGATATTTGAAGCAAATGGTCCAATAAGAACTCCGAGCAGGTATAGAAACCAGTTTGGTCAGCTTCTCGAACACTCACCGTTCTGCGAACGGGATATACATCCTCCGACAGAACTGGTCACGATTGACGAGAAAGGTGATTTTGTTGTAAAAGTTAAGAAGGGCGAGAAAGTAGTATCCATACATTATGATTTTCATCCGTTCGATGTAGTCGGATGGGACGGATTCTATTATCCGTGGATATTTAATATAAACGATTTTATGCCTATAACCGGAAAGATCCATATGCCTCCTCCGATACACCAGACATTTGCGGGTCCTGGATTTGTAATTTGTTCGTTCATGCCAAGGATGCTTGATTATCATCCGGATGCTGTGCCAATTCCTTATAACCACAGCAACGTTGATTCGGATGAAATGCTGTATTATGTGGATGGTAACTTCTCCAGCAGAAAAGGTGTAGAATTCGGGTCGATCAGTCTTCATCCAAACGGAATACCTCACGGTCCTCATCCCGGCACTGTAGAGAAAGCGCTAGGAGCAAAGGAAACGAAGGAGACCGCTGTTATGCTTGATACTTTCCGTCCTGTTAAGCTGGCAAAGTTTGCAGAAACCATTAATGACCCAAGTTATTACCTTAGCTGGAGGGAAGAATTACAACAGCTCGTGGATGATGAAACATCCGGTTAGATTAATAAATAAATTTCCATGAATATTTGATACATCCTGTAAAAGCTGCAATAATAGATCTATACGACAACGAACCCAATCAGGGTATGCGTTGTATTATGGATATCCTTAATGCTACCGACTGCAAAGTTCAGGAGATTCCCCTTGAATATAAAAGATTCAATACTCGCGCCGACAATGAACTACCCGGTTTAGATTATGACATTTACATTTCATCAGGCGGTCCCGGAAGCCCTTTCTCTGGTGAAGGGCAGGAATGGGAGAAGAATTACTTTAACCTTCTTGATAAGATCATGCAGAATAATGATACTTTCGGAGCTGGTAAGAAGTTTATTTTCTTTATATGTCATTCGTTCCAGATGATGTGCAGGTATTTCCAGCTTGCCGAAATAGTTAAGCGGGAGAACCGGGCGTTCGGTATATTTCCCATTTTTAAAACTACTCAGGGCGAAATGGATCCTTTATTTGGTCCTCTTCCAAATCCATTCTACGGTGCTGATTTTAGAGAATGGCAGGTCCTTTATCCTGATAAGAAGGTTTTCGATGATTTGGGTGCGAAACTACTTGCCATTGAAAGGATACGGGAGAAATATCCAGATAAAAGAGCTATCATGGCTGTTCGTATCTCTCCGGAAATTGTAGGCACACAATTTCATCCTGAGGCAGATCCTCCTAGCATGTATCACCACTTTAGACAGCCGGAGAGAAAACAACAGGTTGTGGATGAATACGACGAAAAGACCTATTTTGATATGATTGCTCACCTGGAAAATCCTGATAATATTTCTTTAACGAGAGAAACTGTGTTACCTGAGTTTCTTTTCAACGCTATCGGCAGTCTAAGACTAGAAGAACTTCCTGCATAATTTGTTTCCTTTATACTCAATTCTATTTTAGTTAAATTACCTTTTGATTTCTCTCCTATGATTATTAAACATATAAATATATAATAGCTTAATGAAAAAAATTGGTATATTATTTGGTCAGGAAAACACTTTTCCACCTGCATTTGTGGACAGAGTAAATACTAAACTTCGTGAGATGGGGATTGATGATATATATGCGGAATTTGTAAAAATAAATAAAGTTATACAATCTGAACCCACAGGGTATGCTGTTATTCTGGATAGGATTTCCCATGATGTACCTTTCTACAGGGGATACCTGAAGAATGAGGCAATTACTGGAACAGCCGTTTTGAATAATCCCTTTTGGTGGAGCGCCGACGAAAAGTTTTTTAATAATGCCCTTGCCGTAAGGTTGGGAGTCCCGGTTCCAAAGACCGTATTACTCCCGTCAAATAAAAATCCCCAGGATACCAGCGCAGAATCGTTCAGAAATCTTGAATTCCCCCTCGATTGGGAAGGGATATTCAATTATATTGGATTTCCAGCTTATTTTAAACCCTTTTCCGGTGGCGGCTGGAAAAGCGTTTACAAAGTCGAAAGCCCAGAAGACTTTTTTGAGAAATATGAAGAAACAGGTGACCTTGTGATGATGCTTCAGGAGGAGATAAAGTTCGAATCATATTTCAGATGTTATTGTATTGACAGGCGCGATGTAAAGATAATGCCATATGAACCTAGGAACCCGCACCATCTCCGTTATATCACTGATGAAGTGCATACGGACCCGGCTCTGCTTGAAAAGATTCATGAATATGTTCTTATTTTGAATAACGGACTCGGGTACGATTTTAATACCGTTGAATTTGCCGTAAGAGATGGCATTCCGATCGCGATTGACTTTTGTAACCCGGCGCCCGATGCTGATCTAAATTCTGTCGGGACAGAGAATTTTGAATGGGTGGTCGAAGCAGCGGCAGATATGGCAATAAGAAGAGCATTACGTCATAAAGACGGTATGAATAATCTTACTTGGGGGGATTTTATAAGGACATATTCAAATGATATTCCTTTTAAAACGTTGGCATGATGCTCATGTGTAAGTATGAAAGACTATAGAAAATTATTTATTGTCAAAAGAAAAGGTGGAAAGGCATGGAATTATGAAAAAGATCTATACCAACAGGAAGGCTGGAATGAACATGCACAGTTTATGAACGGTTTGGCTGAAGAGGGATTCGTTCTGTTAGGTGGCCCAACTGGTAAAAATGGTGAGACTACACTTATAATTGATG encodes:
- a CDS encoding glycosyltransferase family 39 protein, with product MTITLNSAQRKWGVILLLLFLCAVKIPPMFNADIQPWDEGMYAARVTSIHINGDFFDQSSHSVAGFESGVHPPLFIWVGYGVTSIFGTDEVVFKLIAFIFGLLCVLYIIKLGEQIHSFEAGFLSAMIFSATYVFSVYAKRFQFDIAITFLFILCFYSIVTYLNGNGRKYLYWGAVVFGLCMLTKSLFGLFIPFTLSIYLFAQPRPWRFRFSDLVIFSTIGLILALPWHLYMYLKHGNEFTQYLFGFHLLKRATEGIGGNAKPSGIFYYFSIIMNNIPFGIIVFYALIRDFIPFKKPDWKKVLLWSWFLSGFVVISLFTTKIETYLMPFLIPASLLLVLFFFRERKSSTGEMFIILTLFIINLFWYVTPAVRNEIKTYVMSPVGGIITLTVLALAMTLLFLFSKKFSERVDLKKVFIYVTVIFFLGANIYYLFNISMFEDGFKLAEIKKLSDESGRNELIYIGSNYEMNPQFSYYFNGIDLNTKGKYEYKLLDLKDGTESVKNFLHGLDKGKYIILLERDQINPGEEFDAKLFIPEGSQLKKKTHGYEMYLN
- a CDS encoding NADH-quinone oxidoreductase subunit J, translating into MMITRRSPINSALYLILNFLTIAGFFLLLKAQFLAVIQVLVYMGAIMVLFLFVIMLLNLQDEKKLSEQLTYKKLSAVLISILMFSLLAYTVYYGFLDKFSPQSPEAVKIGTVENLGKELILNYSFPFEIAAFLLLAAIVGAVVLAKKKFE
- a CDS encoding tetratricopeptide repeat protein gives rise to the protein MKISITYLLFTLVVLTSGCSGGGDFDESDEITPNKEKAEQLFIKGKLAEMKYNYYEALENYNTALKYDKSPGIYYALSELYFDLGKYNESFLNIQKALDYDPNNISYLEQEANAYLGLDNLQKAADVYESILRKDSTYTYGLYTLARIYQELSQPSKAIVIYEKITDRIGYDYDVLRRMYEIYYGYKEYDKCADMLKAVLQLDPYDSEIIEQLAMLYIRQNKFQEAKDIYEELIRLNPNNRDMQTELVKIYFYQDETDKAFKKFGDLIGKDSLTFREKLQVGELYFNQITNDVNSLNIAKNIFSNLQSNYPAEWLPYYYLGTIYMEENNQSMSNDEFSKAIQVADTSLDAYVQIGLTYYNKGKNEEAERILREGISKDEQDFRLNYLLGLTLQAGGKTSEAVTYYERAAKNNSADINVLSALALAYNSIGKYDESNLAYEKALKLDPNNPLILNNYAYNLSERGEKLDKALEMAKLAIDIEPENASYLDTIGWIYFKLKKYKLAVKYIRKSLEINGGSAVVNDHLGDVYKEMGEKDNALIYWRKALELSPSDERIKSKISNNS
- the trxB gene encoding thioredoxin-disulfide reductase; protein product: MSDSTNHTNHHKVIIIGSGPAGFTAALYTARANLDPIMFEGNQPGGQLMITTDVENYPGFEHGIMGPELMDVMRKQVHRFGTKSIYRYIKEVDFLNRPFKLTADDGTIYTADSVIVSTGASAKLLGLDSENYFMGYGVSACATCDGFFFRNQRVVVVGGGDTAMEEAVYLTKHASEVTVIHRREELRASKIMQERALNNPKIKFLFNTVIDEVMGKTEGEKKTVTGIKLKHTKTGEESEMDVEGVFIAIGHQPNTQIFDGQLDMDDVGYIITKKSSSETNIPGIFACGDAQDSIYRQAITAAGTGCMAAIDAERYLEKLEHAAKHEAQS
- a CDS encoding homogentisate 1,2-dioxygenase; the encoded protein is MPYYYKMGEIPQKRHTQFRQPDGSLYKEELFSTIGFDSIYTNAYHINSPARIEGIDDKVERIVIQEWDESSLRPYHFRTKELEPQGDVLTGRKPIMYNNDFVMTVCRPSDKMNYFYKNAMADEVIFVHEGQGVLETNLGYLPYKEGDYIVIPRSVIYRLNFDTQPRLLIFEANGPIRTPSRYRNQFGQLLEHSPFCERDIHPPTELVTIDEKGDFVVKVKKGEKVVSIHYDFHPFDVVGWDGFYYPWIFNINDFMPITGKIHMPPPIHQTFAGPGFVICSFMPRMLDYHPDAVPIPYNHSNVDSDEMLYYVDGNFSSRKGVEFGSISLHPNGIPHGPHPGTVEKALGAKETKETAVMLDTFRPVKLAKFAETINDPSYYLSWREELQQLVDDETSG
- a CDS encoding GMP synthase; the protein is MIHPVKAAIIDLYDNEPNQGMRCIMDILNATDCKVQEIPLEYKRFNTRADNELPGLDYDIYISSGGPGSPFSGEGQEWEKNYFNLLDKIMQNNDTFGAGKKFIFFICHSFQMMCRYFQLAEIVKRENRAFGIFPIFKTTQGEMDPLFGPLPNPFYGADFREWQVLYPDKKVFDDLGAKLLAIERIREKYPDKRAIMAVRISPEIVGTQFHPEADPPSMYHHFRQPERKQQVVDEYDEKTYFDMIAHLENPDNISLTRETVLPEFLFNAIGSLRLEELPA